A window of Benincasa hispida cultivar B227 chromosome 9, ASM972705v1, whole genome shotgun sequence genomic DNA:
tcttcctccaattctTCTAGGGGTTCGTGCCACGGTTCTTTCCGTAATTCCTCAATATATTGGCAATTATCCATATCACttgggtacttcaacgcattgaaaACGTTGAACTTCACTTCCTAATCGTCAACTCTGATGGTGAGTTCTCCTTTTTGCACATTGATCAGCGCTCGCCCTGTTGcgagaaatgggcgacccaagatgataggtaCTTCTCTGTCAGAttcgtaatccaatatgatAAAGTCTGCCGGGAaaataaacttgtccacttgcacgagtacatcctctatcttTCCCTCAGGATGCATtatcgatctatcggccaactgtagtgtgatcgtggttggtctTGCATTACCGATATCCAACTTTTTAAAGATTGATaagggcattagatttatgGTAGCCCTTAAATCGCACAGTGCGTTCCCGACCTTCTTCCTTCCTATTGAGTagggcaatgtaaaactcccaggGTCCTTCATTTTTGTAGGGATATTCTTTTGAAACAGTGCACTACATTCATACGTTAACGCAACTATTTCATTCTCCCTGATCTTTCTTTTGTTAGCAAgtatatccttgagaaattttacatagctCGGCATCTATTCCAgagcttctattaagggaataaTGATGTGTAGTTGCCGGAGAACGTTTAGGAACCTTTGGAATTGcttgctatcatctttcttcttcagcctggaCGGGAAAGGTAGAGGATCTCGCCTTACTTCTTATTGAGTTGGCTGTTTGGTGAGGTCCTGTTCTTACTGTGTTTTGTTAGCTGGAGGTTTCGTTGAttagaattcaagtcttgaggagcttcatcttttgtaggtgTACTTACTTCTAAACTGGTAATTTTTCCACTACTGGTTGATTGGTCATCATCGACAATTAGATCCATTGGTCTTATTGTTGGATCTAGTATTGGAGGTATAGGGGCTGTTGTTTTaccactcctcaatgtcactgcatgacattgctctttaccttgTGGCCTCGATGCTCCTGAACTGCTAGGCAGCGTACCAGACGCCTAATTTTTCAACTTAATTGCAAGTTGTTCAATCTGCTCTTCCAAACCTCTAAGGGAGTTAGCATGCGATTGTCtaattgcctcgctcttttcgATATAATGCTTCAGTGAAGTCTCTAGAGACGAGgtactgcaagaggtatcatataatAACAGTTGGTCATAGGGTGGTATACTTTGAGAGTTACCTGGACTATAGTCCGGATTAATGAAGAccggagggttgcctcgatccCCTTGATAACTGTTCTGATGGAAACTATGGCtcccctggttgtgattcccatcccaacttaaagttgggtgatcccaccaacTAGGGTTGTAGATGTTGCCAAATGACTCATTATAGATAGAATATACGACCTGTTGATTCCACGAGCAGACTTCTGCTGGATGTCCCTCCCTACATTGAATGCAGTTCATTGCGACCACGTGCGTCAACGCATTAACTTGCGCTGAACATTGAGAGAGATTTCTTTTTTGATTAGCCATCGTCTGAAAGAGCGAGGTCATCATGGTCATTTGATCTATCAGTGTGCTCATTATATTAGTTGACACATCGACACTTTCCTTGCTTCAAACCAGTTTCCTCAAACCCGatatcaatccactcatcaaAATGTCGCGAAATGCGATCTAATATGCTTTTGGCTTCCATATATGATCTGTCCATTAATCCTCCTGCTGCAGAGGCATCGACAATTGCTTGCGTTGATTgatctaagccattgtaaaaagtTTCCATCAGAATGCTATCGGaaaatcccgatatgcggacaacTCTTCACTAACTGTTTGAAACGCACCTAGgcggtgctcaaagtttcataacccttttgctcaaaattcaacacatccctccatctccttgcgttgacgattggagggaagaatctgttcatgaacctgtCAACCAACTGTTCCCACGCGTTAATCTCATCTGGCTATAACGACTGAGTCCACCTCTTTACTTCATCTCACAATGTATTCGGGAAAAGATACAACCTAAGTTCTTCTTGAGTCACACTAGGCATGGGGAATgcgctgcacatgtctacaaaattcatCAAATGCGCATGTGGGTCTTTtccttgtaatcctccaaattgtccCACATTTTGAATCATCTGTAGCATACTCGGTCTTAtttcaaagcttacattctcctcaacTGTTGGTTTtgaaattcctggtgagaagttATAGAAATCCGGCGCAGCATAGTCTCTCATTGGGACGTTGCGGTCAGAAGCAAGAAATATGGAATCTTGCACTGGCCAATTTCCCCTTTGATTCCCTTCAGGTGCCTCGTTATtattagccatgcttcttcaccacTTAATTCGGCCTTGATGTGCTTCTGCGCAAATAATACACCTGATCTCTGGGTCTGCTTAGAATATTTGGATCACTCAAGAGCTCATAAGTTGTCAGACTGCTCTTTGCGATAAACAACCAGTACAAaaagatctgtcctgcaaaatatcacaaacatattcaataataaccgTTAACTAATCCTCGACACTTGTTGACATAAAATTagtccataaacttgtaacgcataaaatttatcttcttatgtcatacaacgcatggatgattgcaatgatatgtgatactacttctagatgtatgcattattaacgATATGCTTGTaatatgctatgcgttgtcaaaAGTTTCCTTGctttgaaaccaagtataatttcaccgcaagtatctcggagtgatccgaggtcgaacacagagattgttttaggttgattgtgttacgttcgtgatatatgcgaccgagggtttttcaatttaataaaagtgtggtttgtacatgcgataaagtaaattgtgcagtaaagtaaagataagcgataaaaatgcgataataaagtaaattgcgataaaagtaaagtgcgataaaataaacctaagctatgatgatacaagatatcgaggttgagactgactgtgaagattatacaaaatTCGTGTTATacggtggcaaggcttatgtgcgaagaagaaagagaaaggataattaatataaacatcgaaAGTTCCTTAAttacgttaaagatataagtacggttccactttcccttggtgtacacctttcggtgatcggccgcgtttcccacatctctgtggtgaaacagggatgaaggtagtgaatgcaaggttgcttccatctctggaagtacttcttgctttagttaacgcattcttctaaccttctcttgacagatcagaatggcatcttcacttctgctctcacaggtgaagatgccgtctatcATGCTTTAGATAAACAtccttatttctttagcacaaattaatttacttgcttaattcatattaatcacctagggattaagaaaacatcatggagaaagtgatttatggaggaacaaaaatagatagaaatatggaaatgaaaatgatcacgacaattaattataaaatcaagcatctgatacatggttttgaatgatttagactaagaagatgaagtacaattgatgaataagagttagaaacagatatagaagagtgccaatgtcttgacaccgatctggatggagagattgcttgccggcatagatggagtgaatggaaggatgagcttccctctcaggcttgctcaatcggtagagttgatctaggtacagagcttcacagcagggatttggaatgattctaccctaagactcacctctcggtcttgtctcttttctttccggatcttctccgatcagcactcaaaTCATCCtttctctcaatagcctcgtatcaattatcccccgtatcaagtatatttctcagtgaattctctgaaggtatttatagatgaaagctttgacgctctgacttgtggtccccactttattgttatggaaattctggaAATGGTGGAATatatattccttctgttatgcaatcaatccgtcaAAAATgaacaacggttagttgtacacatgtcaaaatcctccgtgattgtgttgctcatttgcatcttcgattgtttgtccgcatgcggtgttgttttttattaccgcatgcggttgaagttgcgttgatcgcaaagctcttgatcgattgtcgcatgcatcGTTATTGCGTTGATCGTTTATTCATTCCTCaatgatgggcacaatgcgatgtagatgcattattctttttctcttgagccatgaacgcataccgtGACttgattttctgcaaaacagacttgaaatattcttttctacaatcgcaatggtgtcaatggttgtattgacgacaatttataattcttgcatttcttagctaatttccatacaactGACACAACTTTCCCCTTTtttaaccgcaatatctaaaaAAGCTGTATAAAttacttgtatttctacaagttatcaatgccaaaataaaataactcttattttattcataacaatgtgtacagtttacaaactacgagattccaagagaattaggacaccaatcccaacaagaacgttgttcataatgtaacatgcagtctccactacaaaactccaaaacgagtctagaagatgagcataactcattgtAGATCGAACCAGGTCCAATAAGgttttctttctcctttctgatacaccattctgttgagttGTACCtgaggccgagagttgggacgtaatttcatgttctatcatatagttctagaattggaggtccatatactctccaccacgattagatcatagtgtttttatcttcatacctaacaagttttcaacttcagccttatactccttgaacttgtcaagagcttcaggCTTACGTTGCactaggtagagatacccgtaccttgaataatcatctatgaagaGTCACCAGTACCAActtgaagagtcatctctccctatggcaacatttgccaggaactaaatccttaataagaggaactgacatgattagtagcacctgaatcaaggatccaggcagaatcatcattctctaacAAACACGTCTCCGagactaataaatcatatttactatctttagacttccacctcttttggagagtagtgggatcaacattagaacctaaataagcttcaAGTTCTatgtcagagaacacttctcgtctATGAACTTCAACAGAGTCAGCAGCACTTGCTTTCTCTAcctggagtttaacttgggaactaacACTACTAGTtatgtcatccatccctttgtgctcgaaatgtaagaactgacgttcaaacaaatcttgaaacgagtccatgatcttacatgcaatgaccatgttcacAACCCTTTTGGCCTAgtcatcaggtatgctagccaaaatgtgaagtcgggccaatgaattaaccttcattcacacctcatatgcattatgaacactttgtggtgcatcaagggtcgagacttgaggacactcctcaactatgacaaactcgaggtcgtttaccacaaaatacgttttacaagactctttccactgtatgaaaCCGGTCAAATTATAAGCgtttaatggaaaatcaaacatgttgctgaaaataaaaacacattgacctacgttaggttttaagcaaatacttgttgaaaaacatacaacatctaATACGGTTTAggaaaactaacatgaacctcgtgtgacatctagtttcgcaatgacacttcaaaggtttaagaTAAAATCCgtcgaagggtagtcaatttatccctcctctgaattgagacattctcaaccagccattaataccagaataactcttgttcctataacgactaaccatcattgatttggttaagaaatcattaacttacttaacaatttcccataagtgtgacccgccattttaggccctagattTCTGCCCCAAGCAACCAATCCAAAGGGAAACAATCCGATTGGGAAAAAAACTAAactgaccctatccatttctggagttcaccttgatattgacctgcacaaaacccatccgaagggggacgctcctagggcaccacgagggagtgcaagaatgatctcatggtatgaaccaatgaaggagatcgtaggatgtgttgacacacacccttcacccacttaccataaatactctctccgtccaccttgatattgactcatgcaaacaccatccaaagggggatgcttctagggcaccacgaggccaagcatgaatctcacgacgtgaacattcagggagaaacgtgagtggaatcattgacatatcatatatatctcttcttcccacttattattttataacctagggtttagtttacttagaaaaaacacggctaagaattttaactaagtgactttttaggtttgcccaagagtaacttttaccttggaaagttgaacaacttttgatcatcatccattaaactctttaacggagtctttgaccaactgtcgcGTGCTtgcaaaaaatctatctaattcacctttccaggtaggttcccaggtaagggtattcctttttcgtcagcttaagtacccaagcctagacaaaacccgccttagacaaaaggtcctttatagatagattgaaaataattttaatcttttattccattcaatttaatcatattaaactgatttaaaaagattaaaacttaggttgctaatcccattagaaccttgaacttatgTCTAtcttaatccaattttaaaacccttttaaaacatgagttcacctaagtccgcatgctactctttcttatcgattttagttctaatttccattataatgcTAACAACcggaaacaactaaaatcaaCCACAATAcgaagcaaacacatacaaggcattcataaagCTTACAAATTAGCCTAAGTTTCATGCTCCatacattgttcattcattgctatttttatataactcttatataaataAGCAACGAACTAAGCACACATGctttcattcacccttatactataacacttataatataaagatgatgtatgaatatgtttactgcatgcataaatataactatgATATTTCaagatgcatgcgcatgctttcttgtaatttcatcatgtcatattataacgcttataatacatgatgcatgaataatattataacctaaggtgggtttcaaatttatatgtcatacactatgccatataaaccacatacatctcatgtatattattgaaaaatttatGAACCAGGATAAtttgcctcaaatcctcaaacaAAAGCCaactattacaaaagaaaagagtctccggttcaaacaggcgaaccagaTCTTGAACCGTCCAGTCGAAGTCTGCGTCTTCGCTGATCGTGTACCAACTTCCTTGTGAGTGCCCACACGAAagagtaaatgctttactcaatTGTTTACCAACACTTCTagaactatacgatcatttagcaatgattgtgtacctttactatgtgatgaagcatgaagtaCGCGATCGTGCAGCACGCAACACATAACGCAAACCTTAAACGATGGTCTAAACGACAACGATGTGGTGAAgcataatcgtctaaacgatcgctgagcgaGCGCCATAATATCGTATACtgtgtgatcgtgtagttagtaaCTATGTAATGAGACatgctaactacatgatcgtttagtgcacgcatcttttattaaatgatgagcatcaaatgcttctactcgatcgtttacctccaacGTCTACACGATCGGGCATCCAAGCTACGCGatagagcaaacactttacgtcatcatttagcattagctaaatgaccatttagtaaatactacacgatcatatagaaaaatttacacgatcatttagccaaatcccaacaatcgtttaccttaggctataCGATGCGACCAACtattggtcttcttcctcgctgAGAACCatatctccatgcttcgaaacttcatcacgaacgactcgacaaactcaaacactttgaattatagactcaattgcttgttaattatgcccaaacactggggcccttacaaattaacactttgtaatcaaaagaaagctttaaacagaggcaattaactcgtaaacattcatcaacaccatccacaaacgcatttaacacttaaacacaaTGTAGAAAatccaccacgactgtaaaagaagttcaaaacataagtgaaatttggaatatcagaataacttggctctgataccaattgaaggaaatcagacatgatgatttccatgagcagcgaaatgatcgtttcaaattccattcgatattgaacatacacaattatagtataagaaatggaaactaacaggtcatgcacaatacaaaattacagcatgcttataataaaatcaagggaaagattatacatacctttggactcatgcttcaaactccctcaaTCACAAACGCTCATTTAGTCTCCCAGACAACAATACATGAACGCTTGAACACAACAACTGCAACACAGCATGATCAATaacaaccaccacacgaacaatGAAAGCACACAATGAACGGGCTCAAAAACCTTGaactcaatcgagttgagtgaagacaccaccacaatgattaccttggtattctcggtgtgagaatccagaagtgtgggctgtATGTAGACTTGGTTAAAGAAAGAGACCAGAGGAATAACAATCATGtagatgattgagcaagtgggagatgagatgtgtctatcatatagaaaaatgctcaatcgtgtagaagacgACAACCTATCGTACAGATAATgccctacgatcgtttagctacgaccagctgagtgagctatcgtatagtaacactccacgatcgtttagtctctctaacagctatcgtttagtgaaaccaTTTCACTTGGCAACAATCCGTGAGTTCCTTTCCGAGAATAACAACTCTCCTTAATTTAGGAaaacctttttccttttatctcatggttaccataaaaccaccaataacctcccattggttattagagaaaaagagataattatccaataattaatattattataaatatatatgataaccaacttactatattatatttataacctatagttttaatatttcatctcatgaaacatataaaccatagttctttttctgtttcatggtacttaatgtaaatcacatttacattaatcttccacttgatgtatctcatacatcacatcgattatatcatatataatcgaattttctcttgtcaatttgaacatttcaaatcaacaccaagaactaattctcaacttgaatccattgagctaccaaggggaccttatcgacctgtagcttgaagctctaacgatatatgaataactgactaaactctttagtcacgggattcaccctgtctcttatacacatctagatgtgtataagagacagccattgagctaccaaggggaccttatcgacctgtagcttgaagctctaacgatatatgaataactgactaaactctttagtcacgggattcaccatccattaactgttgggtactccactaaagaccgacagttgtactctccttactacagatatattttgtgtccatatcaactaatcaacagtgcgataaccctttacagattgctcgtaagtacaactagaccaatttaccattatgcccttgtagttacatctaactccttaagtatcacttatccctttaatgaacataagtcatagttctactatgactgagtcctctcttccaaagagaagttgtggccactatgttcaagacccggaatcagcccttaagggagcaatgtatctacttacccttgcctcggggaaggagtgaattccatcttgtataattgagttcccagctcccaaatcagataaatccTAAAAAAgatagacttgttgagttggcaatctggccactatcacccatactaatcaaaggaccgccctcaaaggcagaagttcccaaaacactcaggattaaggtcatgtcacatatggtcgtttaggtgagatgtaagtctcaagtatcaaaagcgttatataaagagactagtcatctcgtggtctgatcttatacaaactctttgtataggacacccccgctcgcatgtctccacatgaatggacaagatctaccatctgtagtagttcacaacacttgtaaacttctacaaagcaggtcgtatccgtagtgtcaccaggatcaggtatccctccttaatccttatactacagacctatttagattatcacttaaggcatgatccacttgtatatctcatatacatgtttaagtttacatacaataaccgtggagctttgtttattagatatgagtaaatgcaaaataaaataactcttattttattcataacaatgtgtacagtttacaaactacaagactccgggagaattaggacaccaatctcaacacttagtttttttttactagttatttataatttgtatgtttggtttaaatataatttattggaTGATTTAGTTAtcttttgattgtttttttttcctgttcTATATGTTTACTTAtgataaattatatcatatctagACATGGATGAGAGAGAATATTCCAAGGGAACTATTAAAGCAAAATGAACATGGAGTAAACAAGAAGATGCTCTTTAGTTCTTGGGTTGGTGGAACTAACTAAATTAGGTAAATAACATGCCAATAATGGCACCTTCAAGCATGGATACTTGCAACATCTTTAGAGATGGATGGAAGTAGAAAATCCCAATTGTGATTTGAAGGCTCAACATCACATATTGAATCAAAGGTAAAATGATTGAAAAGACAGTACCATGTAATAACTGAGATGTTAGGCCCAAATTGCTCTGGATTTGGATGGAATGACATTTGCATAGAAGTTAATAAGCATATTGTTGACGATTGGGTTAAGGTAATATCAATTGATTATCAATATTGATACTTTTtcgaaaaataattatttcaagttgtttgttattttcttttgtaattatttttgttttataggGTCATCCAACAGCCAAAGGCCTTTGCGATAAGCCTTTTCCACACTTTAAAAATCTACAACTCGTATTTGGAAAAGATTGAGCTAATGGGGTTCAAGCTATACGTTTTGAATGTTGAGATtagtgttctaattctcccgatggtctcatagtttgtaaattttttgtacacattgttattaataaaataagtgttatttcattttcatttactcatatccaataaactaagattcgtggttatttcatgtaaacttaagcatgcatgtgcgacatacaagtggatcatgccagAAGTAAttacctaaatggtttgtagtataagaataaaggaggaataccttatcctggtgacactacggatacggctctctttgtagatatttacaagtgttgttaagttctacaaatggtctgatcctgaccattcatgtggagacatgcgattggggtgtcctatacaaagggtttgtataagaccagatgtGAACCTCGAATcccaatttctctacttgagtatgttccccaTTGAtattagtgtgatgagtaggttgatgtggaaactagggtgaaatggtagagaaaagagtggaaattagaagaaaataggaaatttaGAAGGttaacttttggggaaaattttggaaatttggctattGAATTTTGTGTGTTAGAGTGGTATTGATGCGCTAGAAGAGTTGTTGGTGAAGGCATAcggctgaagaaggaaaaaagagatgatgcgttggaaggcacaCGGATGGGCGAGGCATGCATGGAAAGacagccatgcatcgagcagcctcgaCCAGCGCCCAGGCCATGCGCTGAGCAGCCCTATCCGGACCCATGCGTCGAGTGGATATGCCCGTGCGTTGAGCGCACTGTCGAGCGGGCATGCCCATGCGTTGAGCGCCTTGTCGAGCAGCCATGCCGTGTGTCGAGGTGCCCTGCCATGCAGCCAANNNNNNNNNNNNNNNNNNNNNNNNNNNNNNNNNNNNNNNNNNNNNNNNNNNNNNNNNNNNNNNNNNNNNNNNNNNNNNNNNNNNNNNNNNNNNNNNNNNNNNNNNNNNNNNNNNNNNNNNNNNNNNNNNNNNNNNNNNNNNNNNNNNNNNNNNNNNNNNNNNNNNNNNNNNNNNNNNNNNNNNNNNNNNNNNNNNNNNNNNNNNNNNNNNNNNNNNNNNNNNNNNNNNNNNNNNNNNNNNNNNNNNNNNNNNNNNNNNNNNNNNNNNNNNNNNNNNNNNNNNNNNNNNNNNNNNNNNNNNNNNNNNNNNNNNNNNNNNNNNNNNNNNNNNNNNNNNNNNNNNNNNNNNNNNNNNNNNNNNNNNNNNNNNNNNNNNNNNNNNNNNNNNNNNNNNNNNNNNNNNNNNNNNNNNNNNNNNNNNNNNNNNNNNNNNNNNNNNNNNNNNNNNNNNNNNNNNNNNNNNNNNNNNNNNNNNNNNNNNNNNNNNNNNNNNNNNNNNNNNNNNNNNNNNNNNNNNNNNNN
This region includes:
- the LOC120084707 gene encoding uncharacterized protein LOC120084707; the protein is MPSYVKFLKDILANKRKIRENEIVALTYECSALFQKNIPTKMKDPGSFTLPYSIGRKKVGNALCDLRATINLMPLSIFKKLDIGNARPTTITLQLADRSIMHPEGKIEDVLVQVDKFIFPADFIILDYESDREVPIILGRPFLATGRALINVQKGELTIRVDD